The DNA region CTGCTGCGAGCTCTTTCATCGTTGCCGTGTCAATCAAACCCATCAGGTCAAAACGAAACCCGTCCACATGGTATTCCTCTGCCCAGTACCTTACGGAGTCGATAATAAACTTGCGCACCATCGGGCGCTCAGTTGCTACTTCATTGCCTGTACCCGATCCATTGCTGTACGTGCCATCCGAATTGTGACGGTAGTAATACCCTGGTACAAGCTTTTCAAATGAGCTGCCAGCGGTGTCAAACGTATGATTGTACACCACATCCATAATGACCCCGATGCCCTTCTCATGAAGGGCGAGTACCATCGATTTGAACTCACGAATTCTGGTCTCCGGCTCGTCTGCACTTGAAGCATAGGAGCCCTCGGGAACGTTATAATGGAGCGGATCATACCCCCAGTTATAACGTGAGCAATCGGAAGTCCCGTCATCTGCCTTCGATTCATCCACTGTCGCAAAATCAAATACCGGAAGCAGATGTACATGCGTGATTCCCAGCTCAACCAAATGGTCGAGCCCCAGCGTATTCCCGTTTGAATCGTGCAGACCTGTCTCGGTAAAAGCCAAATATTTTCCTTTGTGCCTCATGCCGGATGACTCATGGATCGAGAAATCGCGCACATGCAGCTCATATAAGACAGCATCTACCGGGCTCTCCAGTTCTGGACGAATATCCTCATTCCACCCCTTGGGGTGGGTCTGTTCCAGCCTGACGATGACACCCATTTCTCCATTCATGGTCACTGCCCGTGCATATGGATCAACCGCAATCTCCTGCCGTCCGTCATCAAAGGTGACCCTGTACATAAAACGATAACTGTTCCATTCGCCTTCGAGCTTCAGGAACCAGATGCCTTGATCCTCCCTGTTCATAGGTATTTCTTGCTGTACCTCCTGATTCTTCGGTTCATTGGGACTTCCCCCTGTTGAAGGCGGGTAGATCAGTACATCCACCTGCTTTGCGGAAGGCGTCCACACTTTGAAACTACAGGCTTGTGGTTCCATCGTGACACCCAGATCTCTTCCTTGGTATGTATCCCATGCTGCAAGCTTGTGATGGTCGTGAATCATGATGTATACTCCCCTCTCGATAAGCAATATAATGGATGCGGAACGAATGCTCCTTACTTTTTATACCCCTTCTGTCCCCTAACCATAATCCCGGGGTGAAAAAGACTATAAAAAAACAAGCCATGTTTTACGTCGTTCCACGTAAAACACAGCTTGCTCCATTGTGCCTCTATCACTTTCCGTTCAGCTCCGCATACGATGCTTCCAATTCGGTGATGAGCTGGTCGCCACCGGACTTTCTCCAGTTCGCCACTTCCTGCTCCCAGCCGGCATCATCGATTTTGCCCATAATGTACTTGGTCTGTGCATCCCAGATCATCTGGTCCAGCTCCTGGCCACGCTCGGTATAGATGGCAGAAGACAAGGTCAACGCCGGATTCGGAATGGCATACTGCTCATTTTCTCGCGCCATCTTGGTGCCCTTCATACCGATCGGTACATCGACAAGTTCAGGCACGTTATAGCCTTCAATGCTTAGTAGGTTGTCACGATAAGGCTTCACTTCGCGTTGATAGGCGTCGAAGTCTTTGAGTTCGGTTTTGCCATCAGCAGTCTTGGTGTAGTGTACATCGAGCAGTCCGCGCAGCTGCAACGTGCTCAGTTCCTCATCCATCAGCTGATCCAGGAATGTGAGCACTTGCTTCAATTGCTCTTCGTCCGGTACAGACGCCTTTGGTATAACAAGCATTCCGTAGTTCCCCGGCTCCCCGGCTATGCGAATACCATCCGTCCCCTGGAACGGAGCCACATCGATCTCTCCATCCGGTACATTAGGCGTAAGGCGCTGCTGTGAGGACTTTCCATTCTGTGCTACACCGTTCAGCTTCATCCCGATCAGGCCCGAGTCCATTTTTTTGTCCGCATCGGAAGGATCAAGTGCAGGAAAGTCACTGTTAATCAGCCCCTCACTAAACAGTCGCTTGAACAGCTTCATGGTGTCCACATATTCGGTGGTCAGGAATTCAGGTGTAAGTTTGCCCGCATCGTCCACACCCCACTTGTTCACCCCACCAATACTTACGGCAATCCGCGTCAGCGGAGAGGATACGCCTTCGTTGTACTTTTTGAATAATACCGTTCCATACGTATCTTCCTTGCCGTTGCCATCAGGATCATCCTTGCGAATGGAACGCATCACTTCGTACCAGTCATCCAGCGTTTTTGGTACATCCAGCTTTAATTTGTCAAACCAGTCCTTACGGTACACGATAGCTGTACGCCCGATATCGCGGAAGTTGGGTACCCCGTAGATTTTTCCCTCAATTTTGATATTGTCAAAATAAGCCTCGGATTGGGCAGACAGGTTTTTGTAATCTTTCAGGTAAGGTCCAATTTCCCAGAACAGCCCCGTTTTGGCTGCGTTAAATGTTGTGGGCACATAGTTCACTCGCATGATGGTCGGCATCTCGCCCGAAGCTACCATGACGTTTACTTTATCATCAAAAGCAGACTGCGGAATCCACTGTACACTGACATCCGTATTGGTATATTCCTCAATCTTTTGTTCAATTCCGTTCTCTTTGGCCGGCACATCACCTACCTGCATCAAGGAGATCGAAATGGGAAGCTTGCCTTCCCCTGCCGCAGGCGCTTTTTCTCCCCCACAGCCTGCGAGCAGTCCGGCGGACATTGCACCAACCACAACCAAACCGCCTAAACGGGACATCCGACTTTTTGGACTCATGAACCATCTCTCCTTTGGATAACCAAATTGTTCAGTAGCACACACGTGAATGCGCTATCATTAATGAGTCTGAAGATACACTCTAGCGTATCGCCAGCTCCATCTCCACTCCTGCCAAAATAAACGGAGCTACCGATTTCGGATCATTAATCCGAATCGATTCAGTCACATAATACTCGTATGACCCGTCACGATACGGAGTACCACCGAGACCCGCACCGCCGTTACATTGCGTCAGGGACATTACGCCCTCCCGATCGGTTTGCAGCAAATGCAGCAACAGACCCTGATACCCCTTTTCTGCAATCGCCTTGAATTTGCCACTCAGGTAACCCTTACGTACTCCCTTCGCCAGTGCGTACACAAACATTGAGGTTCCCGAAGCCTCCAGATAATTGCGTTCACGCCCTGGCTGATCGAGCAACTGAGGCCATAATCCGGATTGTTGATCCTGAACATGTACAAGTGCATTCGCCACACGTTCGAAGATTCCCACAATCTGTCCGCGCTGCTCATGATCTATAGGCAGATGATCCAGTGTATCCACTACCGCCATCACATACCAGCCCATCGCCCGGCTCCACACATGTGGAGAACAACCGGTTTCTCCCGAGCTCCAGCGCTGCTCCTTGCTCTCATCCCAGGCATGGTACAACAGACCACTGCGTGAATCACGTGTATGCTTCTCCACCAGCAGCAGCTGTAATGCCGCCTTGTCAAACCACTTCTCCTCGCCAGTAACCGCGCCATACTGCGTGAGGAACGGAGTCGCCATATACAATCCGTCCAACCACATCTGGAACGGGTATATTTTCTTGTGCCAGAATCCGCCCTCACTCGTACGGGGCTGTCCTTTAAGCTGGACCATGAGCAGATCTGCGGCTTTCCGGTATTTTTCTTCCCCCGTTTTATCCAACAACAGGAACAGTGAATTTCCCTGGTTAATCTGGTCCAGATTATATTCCTCGACTGTATAGGAGCGAATTGACCCATCCTCCTGAATAAAGTGATCCATCAGCTCCCGGATGTAATCGAAATATTTTTGTTCTCCAGTATGGGTGTACAACTCTTCCAGCGCTTTCAACAGACAACCATTCTCGTAATGCCAGGTGGGATACAACTCATGATTGCGATAACTTTCCATGAACTGTTCGGCCATCCGTACCGGTGTGAATTGCAATGTTTCTTTCATGGGGTTCCTCCGCTTCCGGCTCTTTATTGAGCCTGTTTTTTGTAGTCTTCCGCATATTCCTCACGAATTTTGGTTCCGCCCGCGTTAGCCCAATTCTCGATTTCCTGTTTCCAGCCATTTTCATCGATTTTGCCCATAATATATTTGGTCTGTGCATCCGCAATCATCTGATCCAGATCCGCACCGCGATCACCATAAGTAGGCGAGTATAATGTCAGCGCAGGATTCGGCACAGCATGCTCTGCCAGCTCTTTGGCAAGATCCGTACCTTTCTCGCCGAGCTCAGTATCCTTCAACTTCGGAACATTGTAGCCTTCAACATAAGGCAGGTTATCACGATAAGGCTTCACTTCACGCTGAAACGCATCGAAGTCACTCATCTCCACCTGATCTTCGCCAGCTTTCTTGTAATGTTTGTCTTCAATGCCACGCATCAGCAGGGTCGCCATCTCAGGGTCCATCAATTTATCCAGGAAAGACAGGAGGTTTTTCAGCTCTTCTTCCGACTTCACCGTCGCTTTCGGGAATGCCAGAATACCGGAGTTACCCGTCTGCCCTGCCACACGATCTCCATTCGCTCCCAGCAAACCGGCGATATCTACAACACCATCCGGGTCGTTCTTGGACAGACGCTCTTGTTGGCTCTTTCCGTTCTGGGCCACACCAACGCGCATGCCAACCACGCCTGAATCATACTTTTTCTCCGCTTCCGTAGAGTCAAATACGGCAAAGTCCTGATTCAGCAATTTCTCGCTATACAAACGTTTCAGCAAATCCAGCACCTGCATGTATTCCGGTGTCATGAATTCAGGCGTAAAGCTGCCGTCATCCTCTACCTTCCACTTGTTTGGTGCACCAAAACTTACGCCAAGACGTGTGGTGAAGGAGTATTGATCCTCATTATATTTTTTGAAAAGCATCAGTCCAAACGTATTATCCTGACCGTCTCCATCCGGATCGGAGGTCGCCAGCGTTTTGATCGTTTCATACCATTCATCCGGCGTCGTTGGCACCTTGAGATTGAGCTTTTCAAACCAGTCCTTGCGGTAAATTACCGTTGCCCGGGCAATATCAGAGAAAACCGGAACCCCGTAGATTTTGCCTTCCACCTTGATATTGTTAAAGAAACGCTCGTTCTGCGCCGACAGATTTTTATAATCCTTCAGCAAAGGTCCAACTTCCCAGAATACATCGTTACGCATCGCACTGGTTACGGTTGGGTTATACTGTACTTTCACAATTTTGGGCATATCGCTCGATGCAATCATGACATTAATTTTGTCATTGTATGCCGAAGCCGGAATCCACTGAATGTCCAGTTTGGTATTCGTGTACGCCTCAATCTTCTGCTGAACCTCATTGCCTTTGCTCGGCACATCTCCTACCTGTGCAATTGCGATGGACACATTCTGAACACCGCCCTCGGCAGCCTGACCTTCATCCGATCCGCATCCTGCCAGCAGACCTGTAACCAGTGCCATTGTGCTCAGGACAGCTACGGCTTTCTTTTTTGCTGCTTTCATTAAACGAAAACCTCCCTTTTTCTTAGTGATAACCGTTCCAGTATTCAAGCTATTGCAATCTCAGCCTTTCACCGAACCCAGCATCACTCCTTTGGCAAAGTGTTTTTGCAGGAACGGATAGACCAGCATGATTGGAATGGTGGAGAACACGATAACCGCCATGCGAATGGTGAGCGGCTGAATCTCGGTCTCTTCGATACTGGTATCCCCGATCCGGCTCTGGGCCAGAATGACAATCTCGCGCAGCCACACCTGTACAGGCCACTTTTCACTATCATTGATATAGATTACGGCGTTGAAGAAGCTGTTCCAGTGAGCCACCGCGTAAAAGAGGGAGAATGTAGCCATTGCTGGCATCGACAAAGGCAGAACAATTCGGAACAATACGCCCACATCGTTACATCCATCGATTTTGGCAGCATCCTCCAATTCATCCGGAATGGCCTGGAAAAAGTTCTTAAGTACGATCAGGTTAAACGCACTGATTGCGGTAGGCAGCATCAGGGACCATAACGTATCGGTTAGATGCAGGGATTTGACGACAAAGTAGGTTGGAATCATCCCGCCGCTGAACAACATCGTGAACAGTACCCCCAACAAGATGGGCTGACGTCCACGCAAATATCTTCTCGAAAGCGGATACGCCATGAGCGACGTGAATAGCAGGTTAAGCAGTGTTCCAATGACGGTGATATAGATCGATACGCCCAGACTGCGAATCAAGGTGTCTGTAGAGAAAATGTAGCGATAAGCGGCAAGCGAGAATTCTTTAGGAAAAAGAATGAAGCCTCCCTTGGCCACTTCATGAGGGCTGGTAAACGAGACCGCCAAAATATAAATGAACGGGATGACGGTTACGATTCCGATCAACAGCAGCAAGCCATGATTGACAATATCAAAAATCCGGTTGCCCCACGTTTTATCCTGTTGCATCTTAATGTTCACTCCTGTCTGGTGAAGAACGTCTGCTGCCAAGTGTTAGTAGACGCCTTCCTCCCCGAATTTTTTGGCCATCGTATTGGCACCCAGTACAAGCGCCAGCCCGACAACTGATTTGAACAAACCGACAGCAGCACTATAACTGTATTGTGCCTGTGTGAGACCTTTGGTGTAGACATAGGTATCGAATACCTCACCCACATCCCGGTTCGTCGGTGTCAGCATCAGGAAGATCTGTTCAAAGCCTGTATCCAGGAAGTTGCCCAGACGCAGAATAAGCAAAATAATGATCGTACTGCGAATGGCAGGCAGCGTAATGTGCCAGGTCTGACGCCAGCGATTGGCGCCATCCATCCGCGCAGCTTCATAGAGCTGTGTGTCTACACCGGACAGGGCCGCCAGGAAAATAATGGTTCCCCAACCTACCTCTTTCCAGATGGATTGTCCAACAATCATCGTTCGGAACCAGCCAGGCTCAAGCAGGAAAGCTACTTTTTGTCCCGTTAGGCTGTAGAGCAATTCGTTAATGGCACCGCCTTCAGTTGTGAACAGCATGTAGAACACACCAACCACAACGACCCAGGAAACAAAATGCGGAACATATACAAGAGTCTGTACAAATCGTTTGAACCGTTCGCGGCGAACTTCATTCATCATGAGCGCTAGCACAATGGGCAGCGGGAAGAAGAACACCATGTTATAGATTGCCAGTAAAAATGTATTCCGGAATAAGGTCCAGAACTGTGGTTCTCCGAAGAAACGCTGGAAGTGTTTGAACCCTACCCAGTCACTGCCCAGAATGCCCTTGTAAGGCGTGTAATCCTGAAAAGCCATCGTAATGCCATACATGGGTATGTATTTGAAAATAACAAAGTAAAGCACACCCGGTATCAACATAATGTAGAGCCACCGGTTTTTGATGATGTCCCTCCACAGCAAGTTTTTGTCACTGCGGGTAGCGGGCCGTGTCCGAGCCGCCGTTTCGGCTTTCATAGTGTCTTCCTCCCCACTTTGGAAACGATTACAAAATATCACTTCCTGGATTCATGTCTTTATTGTGGAGGATAAACGGATAACTGGCTATCGTCTCGTTTTAGCTTCCTGTTTTCCCTTATGCAGCAAGGTTTCTGGGCATTATCGAAATCGGTTAACACTCATCGATGAACCGCATTTAACCCCGATACTCCTGTCTTAACTCTGTTCCATTGATGCAACGAAGCATCGCCAGGAACAAAGAAAAACCTGCCTGCCATAGCAGGCAGAGCAGGCCTTTCGTTTATCGCTGCTGTTCCCGATATTTTCCGGGAGTGGTTCCTGTAATTTTACGAAATGTGCGAATAAAAGCGGTAGGGTTCGTGTAATTGAGTTTCTCGGCAATCTCTGATATTTTCAGATTCGTTGTCTGCAGCCAGGTCTTCGCTTTTTCCATACGGTACTGTGCGAGGTATTCGGTAAAGTTTACTCCGGCTTCCTTCTTGAACACACGGCTCAGATAGACCGGATGAAAATTCAGTTCTTCAGCGCAGGCTTCCAGCGATAATTCGCGATCATACCGTTCCTCGATCAGTCGTATCATGCGTCGGGCAATGTTCAGATATTGTGATTCTTCCTGCTCGCGCCAGTATCGAATGACAGGTTGAAATAAACATTTGCGGAACCAATTCGTCATCTCATCCAGTGTGGACAACTTCAGCAGCCGTGCCATGGATGCTTTCTCGCCCAATACTTCAGCGACATCTCCTCCTTGCTCCTGAACGAGCTGATACACACGGGATAACAGTTGAACCATAATCACGGGGTACTCGCTAAAATGCAGCTTCTTGTCTGCGAGCAGACCCAGATATTGTGTAAAGTATGCATTGGTTTTCTCCTCGTCTCCTTGCTTGAGCGCTGAAGCCAACTGATCTTCAATCATCCTGAGCTGTGTATATAACGCTGCCTCCGTCTGACCTCGCGGTTGAATATCCTCGTAATGCAAAATAATGCGACTGCCCAGACTTACCCTGCCCTGAAGGGCCTCCCGGCTTTCCTGATAAGCTCTTGGTGAATCTCCTATCTCTGCATAGGAGCGGCTAATGCCGATACTTACAGGCAGATTGAGATAGGTTACAACCCGCTCACGGATCAATTCAGCCTGGGTATGCATCCATTCTTTGAGCTGTACTTCATCAACCACCACCGATGCAAGTATCGTAACCTGGGCGTCATCAATCATGACAGGGGCAAATCGAATATCCGAAGGCAGCAGTTCACCGACCATATTGTTTAACGCGAACAACAGCAGGTCCCGGTCCTGCTCTTCATACCTTGTCCCTTCAAGGGTATCGATTTGAAGCGTGAGCACCCCTAACCGTGACCATGATGTCGGGAAATCATACAGCTCTCCCTGATATCTGAAGTCCTCTTCCGATATTTTGCCTGTTAGCAGTTTGGTCATAAAGAATTCCTGCAAATGAACATGCTGACCCTTCATTTGCTCGCGCATCGTTTTTTCCGAGCTGAATAAGGTCGTTAATCGCTCTTCGATGTAGATAAATTCATCCTGACGGCGTCCTGACGGGGCCAATGGGGAATCCAGTCCCTTGGTAAACTGCAGCAGTCTAGATATCGGAGAATACATCCGTCGACTGCCGTAGATGGCGACCAGTCCCGTCATACATAACATGATCAGTGTAGCCACTCCTGTAACCAATGCAATTTTTTGCGACTGAGCGGTAATCTGCCCCAGGGACACCACTGAGACATATAACCAGCCATTGAGCGGCGACTTTCTGTAACTAACCGCAACCTGACTTCCCTCCACCTCAGCGTTGAAGAATCCCTCCGCTAGACCCGTCGTCTCCACTTTCTCATGAATTTCCTGATTGAGCATATCGTATTTCCCGTCTTGTTCCATATCATTCAGAAAATACTTCTGGTCCCGATCGAGCACATACATATCACCAGAATTCGGATTTCGACTTAGAAATGTGCTAAGCTCCGCATCCGCAAGATCGATCACGAGTAGACCCTTAGGTTTCACATTAGTAGGCACCATCGGGATTTTGAACACCATGCTCACCACATTGTCCGATGATATAAGAGTAGGCGGGGGTTCCTGTGCTGCTTCACCCATTCCGGCAGAAACCGGAACACTTTCTTTGGCTGAGCTCCTATTTTGAGTGACCCAGAACAAGCTGTTTGTATATTTTAAATAGGAGCCAATGCGGTCCCGGATACTGAAATCATCCACTTTTCCAAATGATCGCATTGAAACGACCCAATCTTCATCCAGATTGACGAGATAAGCCTGATCGATATTGGTAACCGCCTGCAGATTGTTGAATCCGGACGTCAGATCACGTATTTCCTGAAATTCGCTGCTGTCCAGCGGTTTCTTCATCGCTTGTAATACCAATGGAGAATTCACATATTGGATGGACGACAATTGCAGGCTGCGCAATACTTGCTCTACCCGCATTTGGGTCTGATGCAAAATCTGCAGATTACTCTCACGCACCTTCTGTTCAATGTCACGCGAAGCAATCGAATACGAGACTGAACCAATCACAATCACCGGAAGGGCTCCAAGGATCATGGTAAAACAAAGCAGACGCAGCAAGTATTTAGGCAAAAAGAGCATCCTCCTTTGTATGTATTTTGCATTATTTAAGCGAGAACGCTTTCGGAATGGACTTCCGGTGCAATGCAAAAAGGTTGTATAATATCGCTTTCATTGGATTAATTTACTATTGTTATTTTAAAACCCATTGTTATTCAAGTCCACTATTTATTCTTGAAGGTTGACTTAAAGGTTATTTCCAGTTTATATTGGTTGCATATTCCTCAATCAAAGGAGAGATTTTGATGTCGGTGAGCGTTCTTAACTAACCAAGTTTCATATTCAGGAGTTTGGCCTTCGATTCACTTGTGCCTTATGGCATACGTGTGTTTCATGATGCGCCGTAACCCCTGTACTTAGTTAAGAACAGCGGATATCATAAATCGCCTCCGGGATTGTACGTGTCCGGGTCTATTTCCGCGCTGTGTTCAGCGTGGATTTTTTTGTATAGACC from Paenibacillus sp. JNUCC-31 includes:
- the pulA gene encoding type I pullulanase, whose product is MIHDHHKLAAWDTYQGRDLGVTMEPQACSFKVWTPSAKQVDVLIYPPSTGGSPNEPKNQEVQQEIPMNREDQGIWFLKLEGEWNSYRFMYRVTFDDGRQEIAVDPYARAVTMNGEMGVIVRLEQTHPKGWNEDIRPELESPVDAVLYELHVRDFSIHESSGMRHKGKYLAFTETGLHDSNGNTLGLDHLVELGITHVHLLPVFDFATVDESKADDGTSDCSRYNWGYDPLHYNVPEGSYASSADEPETRIREFKSMVLALHEKGIGVIMDVVYNHTFDTAGSSFEKLVPGYYYRHNSDGTYSNGSGTGNEVATERPMVRKFIIDSVRYWAEEYHVDGFRFDLMGLIDTATMKELAAELHAEVSPSILLYGEPWGALESPLGDQMTLKGDQREAGFAVFNDNLRGSIKGDSDGTGTGFATGAEGKEEDIWTGVRGAITDFTAGPSETINYVTVHDNLNLWDKVAQTKGLHDTLGFITYSEDGRVKGSASVEEAVQQAKPYLHVDPDRILENETVRRCLLANGIVLTSQGVPLLAAGDEFLRSKYGDANSHESGDSVNAIRWEQKQQFKPVYDYYRGLIRLRREHPAFRLRTREEIEQHVRWLEKGKGMLAYELAGAPVGDSWGRLVIIYNAAKEMRTISVSPHAWNVVVEQGKAGVQTLRTIKDGQVSVHPLSMTVMYSGE
- a CDS encoding extracellular solute-binding protein, yielding MSPKSRMSRLGGLVVVGAMSAGLLAGCGGEKAPAAGEGKLPISISLMQVGDVPAKENGIEQKIEEYTNTDVSVQWIPQSAFDDKVNVMVASGEMPTIMRVNYVPTTFNAAKTGLFWEIGPYLKDYKNLSAQSEAYFDNIKIEGKIYGVPNFRDIGRTAIVYRKDWFDKLKLDVPKTLDDWYEVMRSIRKDDPDGNGKEDTYGTVLFKKYNEGVSSPLTRIAVSIGGVNKWGVDDAGKLTPEFLTTEYVDTMKLFKRLFSEGLINSDFPALDPSDADKKMDSGLIGMKLNGVAQNGKSSQQRLTPNVPDGEIDVAPFQGTDGIRIAGEPGNYGMLVIPKASVPDEEQLKQVLTFLDQLMDEELSTLQLRGLLDVHYTKTADGKTELKDFDAYQREVKPYRDNLLSIEGYNVPELVDVPIGMKGTKMARENEQYAIPNPALTLSSAIYTERGQELDQMIWDAQTKYIMGKIDDAGWEQEVANWRKSGGDQLITELEASYAELNGK
- a CDS encoding glycoside hydrolase family 88/105 protein; protein product: MKETLQFTPVRMAEQFMESYRNHELYPTWHYENGCLLKALEELYTHTGEQKYFDYIRELMDHFIQEDGSIRSYTVEEYNLDQINQGNSLFLLLDKTGEEKYRKAADLLMVQLKGQPRTSEGGFWHKKIYPFQMWLDGLYMATPFLTQYGAVTGEEKWFDKAALQLLLVEKHTRDSRSGLLYHAWDESKEQRWSSGETGCSPHVWSRAMGWYVMAVVDTLDHLPIDHEQRGQIVGIFERVANALVHVQDQQSGLWPQLLDQPGRERNYLEASGTSMFVYALAKGVRKGYLSGKFKAIAEKGYQGLLLHLLQTDREGVMSLTQCNGGAGLGGTPYRDGSYEYYVTESIRINDPKSVAPFILAGVEMELAIR
- a CDS encoding extracellular solute-binding protein, which translates into the protein MKAAKKKAVAVLSTMALVTGLLAGCGSDEGQAAEGGVQNVSIAIAQVGDVPSKGNEVQQKIEAYTNTKLDIQWIPASAYNDKINVMIASSDMPKIVKVQYNPTVTSAMRNDVFWEVGPLLKDYKNLSAQNERFFNNIKVEGKIYGVPVFSDIARATVIYRKDWFEKLNLKVPTTPDEWYETIKTLATSDPDGDGQDNTFGLMLFKKYNEDQYSFTTRLGVSFGAPNKWKVEDDGSFTPEFMTPEYMQVLDLLKRLYSEKLLNQDFAVFDSTEAEKKYDSGVVGMRVGVAQNGKSQQERLSKNDPDGVVDIAGLLGANGDRVAGQTGNSGILAFPKATVKSEEELKNLLSFLDKLMDPEMATLLMRGIEDKHYKKAGEDQVEMSDFDAFQREVKPYRDNLPYVEGYNVPKLKDTELGEKGTDLAKELAEHAVPNPALTLYSPTYGDRGADLDQMIADAQTKYIMGKIDENGWKQEIENWANAGGTKIREEYAEDYKKQAQ
- a CDS encoding carbohydrate ABC transporter permease → MQQDKTWGNRIFDIVNHGLLLLIGIVTVIPFIYILAVSFTSPHEVAKGGFILFPKEFSLAAYRYIFSTDTLIRSLGVSIYITVIGTLLNLLFTSLMAYPLSRRYLRGRQPILLGVLFTMLFSGGMIPTYFVVKSLHLTDTLWSLMLPTAISAFNLIVLKNFFQAIPDELEDAAKIDGCNDVGVLFRIVLPLSMPAMATFSLFYAVAHWNSFFNAVIYINDSEKWPVQVWLREIVILAQSRIGDTSIEETEIQPLTIRMAVIVFSTIPIMLVYPFLQKHFAKGVMLGSVKG
- a CDS encoding ABC transporter permease, translating into MKAETAARTRPATRSDKNLLWRDIIKNRWLYIMLIPGVLYFVIFKYIPMYGITMAFQDYTPYKGILGSDWVGFKHFQRFFGEPQFWTLFRNTFLLAIYNMVFFFPLPIVLALMMNEVRRERFKRFVQTLVYVPHFVSWVVVVGVFYMLFTTEGGAINELLYSLTGQKVAFLLEPGWFRTMIVGQSIWKEVGWGTIIFLAALSGVDTQLYEAARMDGANRWRQTWHITLPAIRSTIIILLILRLGNFLDTGFEQIFLMLTPTNRDVGEVFDTYVYTKGLTQAQYSYSAAVGLFKSVVGLALVLGANTMAKKFGEEGVY
- a CDS encoding helix-turn-helix domain-containing protein, yielding MPKYLLRLLCFTMILGALPVIVIGSVSYSIASRDIEQKVRESNLQILHQTQMRVEQVLRSLQLSSIQYVNSPLVLQAMKKPLDSSEFQEIRDLTSGFNNLQAVTNIDQAYLVNLDEDWVVSMRSFGKVDDFSIRDRIGSYLKYTNSLFWVTQNRSSAKESVPVSAGMGEAAQEPPPTLISSDNVVSMVFKIPMVPTNVKPKGLLVIDLADAELSTFLSRNPNSGDMYVLDRDQKYFLNDMEQDGKYDMLNQEIHEKVETTGLAEGFFNAEVEGSQVAVSYRKSPLNGWLYVSVVSLGQITAQSQKIALVTGVATLIMLCMTGLVAIYGSRRMYSPISRLLQFTKGLDSPLAPSGRRQDEFIYIEERLTTLFSSEKTMREQMKGQHVHLQEFFMTKLLTGKISEEDFRYQGELYDFPTSWSRLGVLTLQIDTLEGTRYEEQDRDLLLFALNNMVGELLPSDIRFAPVMIDDAQVTILASVVVDEVQLKEWMHTQAELIRERVVTYLNLPVSIGISRSYAEIGDSPRAYQESREALQGRVSLGSRIILHYEDIQPRGQTEAALYTQLRMIEDQLASALKQGDEEKTNAYFTQYLGLLADKKLHFSEYPVIMVQLLSRVYQLVQEQGGDVAEVLGEKASMARLLKLSTLDEMTNWFRKCLFQPVIRYWREQEESQYLNIARRMIRLIEERYDRELSLEACAEELNFHPVYLSRVFKKEAGVNFTEYLAQYRMEKAKTWLQTTNLKISEIAEKLNYTNPTAFIRTFRKITGTTPGKYREQQR